In a single window of the Streptomyces sp. CGMCC 4.7035 genome:
- a CDS encoding LOG family protein, translating to MNICVFLSAADLDDRYTRPAREFAELLGKGGHTLVWGGSDVGLMKVVADGVQEAGGRLLGVSVEFLAAKARAGVDEMVIAKDLAERKRLLLEKGDAVVIMVGGTGTLDEATEILELKKHGHTDKPVVLLNTEGFYDGLKEQFRRMEDEGFLPRPLADLVFFAEEPVGALAYLEESLGIQ from the coding sequence ATGAACATCTGCGTCTTCCTCTCCGCCGCCGACCTCGACGACCGCTACACGCGCCCCGCCCGTGAATTCGCGGAACTGCTGGGCAAGGGCGGGCACACCCTGGTCTGGGGCGGCTCGGACGTCGGTCTGATGAAGGTGGTCGCGGACGGGGTGCAGGAGGCCGGCGGCAGGCTGCTGGGCGTGTCCGTGGAGTTCCTGGCGGCCAAGGCCAGGGCGGGCGTCGACGAGATGGTGATCGCCAAGGACCTCGCCGAGCGGAAGAGGCTGCTCCTGGAGAAGGGCGACGCCGTGGTGATCATGGTCGGCGGGACCGGGACGCTCGACGAGGCGACCGAGATCCTGGAGCTGAAGAAGCACGGGCACACCGACAAGCCGGTGGTCCTGCTGAACACGGAGGGCTTCTACGACGGCCTGAAGGAGCAGTTCCGGCGTATGGAGGACGAGGGTTTCCTGCCACGTCCGCTCGCGGACCTGGTGTTCTTCGCCGAGGAGCCGGTGGGGGCGCTGGCGTATCTGGAGGAGTCGCTCGGTATCCAGTAG
- a CDS encoding putative bifunctional diguanylate cyclase/phosphodiesterase, giving the protein MEPTESAASDSRLRRMSGAWRAGRRSGRPSERTGADGRNAVPGTLPGVPHAPGGVPRAPRTIPGVGGVPGIAPVTGPLATGHATEPPGHDSERHMSWPALPAAVVAGAGFALGVGFYRAFGGHHALFPSGTVGWSLAVLTGIIVGHLVALGRARWWGGTGSGAALTLAVLLLYGWVPAGMVSLTVVVLVGIARLDRWRQGILHGSVDILGIGAGALVLAAFGRVPTVETPWDPQSWTVYTAPEVALVATAYLAVTRLLLWYLHAPRAGGLPTVARTALVRHGLVAIALFGIAPLVCVVAVAQPILLPLFSIPLIALDSTLWIARARAEEQLRDPLTGLPNRQWLLERTWTALDDAERIGARSALMLIDLDRFRSVNDTLGHLAGDRLLLQIAERLRLALPRGAEAARLGGDEFAVLLPVADSTTSASRAARNLVSALSSPLDLDGLTLVLEASAGVAVFPDHALDAEGLLRRADVAMYQAKRDRTGVEVYESKRDSNTPDRLGLLGDLRRALDAHEVELHYQPKVRFDGQVAGLEALVRWVHPERGKVPPDEFIAIAESSGLMPHLTEYVLETALGQVARWRAQGLQVPVAVNVSPRDVHTPGFAGAVAARLARHGVPAGALQLEITEHVLLEDPQRAADTLAGLTGHGVKMSLDDFGTGYSSLVHLRRLPVSELKIDRSFVARLAVDAEDAEIVRCTVDLAHSLGLLVVAEGVEDDETWERLRDLRCDAVQGWLVAAAMPAEEATAWLRARGARGWQRPAAALPAVATDE; this is encoded by the coding sequence ATGGAACCGACCGAGAGCGCTGCCTCGGACTCACGGCTGCGCCGGATGTCCGGTGCCTGGCGCGCGGGCCGCCGGAGTGGGCGGCCTTCGGAGCGCACGGGCGCGGACGGCCGAAACGCCGTGCCGGGGACCCTTCCCGGTGTGCCGCACGCACCGGGAGGCGTCCCCAGAGCACCGAGGACCATCCCGGGGGTCGGAGGCGTACCGGGGATCGCCCCCGTGACCGGACCGCTTGCCACCGGGCATGCCACCGAACCGCCCGGCCACGACAGCGAGCGGCACATGTCCTGGCCCGCGCTGCCCGCGGCGGTGGTCGCGGGCGCCGGGTTCGCCCTCGGCGTCGGCTTCTACCGCGCGTTCGGCGGACACCACGCGCTCTTCCCGTCCGGCACGGTCGGCTGGTCCCTGGCCGTGCTCACCGGCATCATCGTCGGCCACCTGGTCGCGCTCGGCCGCGCCCGCTGGTGGGGCGGCACGGGCTCGGGCGCCGCCCTGACCCTCGCCGTCCTGCTGCTGTACGGCTGGGTGCCCGCCGGGATGGTCAGCCTCACCGTCGTCGTACTGGTCGGCATAGCCCGGCTGGACCGCTGGCGGCAGGGCATACTGCACGGCTCGGTCGACATTCTCGGCATCGGCGCCGGGGCGCTCGTCCTGGCCGCCTTCGGACGCGTCCCGACCGTCGAGACGCCTTGGGACCCGCAGAGCTGGACCGTCTACACCGCGCCCGAGGTCGCCCTCGTCGCCACCGCCTACCTCGCGGTCACCCGGCTGCTGCTGTGGTACCTGCACGCGCCGCGCGCCGGCGGGCTGCCCACCGTCGCCCGCACCGCCCTGGTCCGGCACGGGCTCGTCGCGATCGCGCTGTTCGGTATCGCGCCGCTGGTATGCGTGGTCGCCGTCGCCCAGCCCATCCTGCTGCCGCTGTTCTCCATCCCGCTCATCGCGCTCGACTCCACCCTGTGGATAGCCCGGGCCCGGGCCGAGGAACAGCTGCGTGACCCGCTGACCGGACTGCCCAACCGGCAGTGGCTGCTGGAGCGCACCTGGACGGCGCTCGACGACGCCGAGCGGATCGGGGCGAGGTCCGCCCTGATGCTCATAGACCTCGACCGCTTCCGGTCGGTCAACGACACGCTCGGCCATCTCGCCGGCGACCGGCTGCTTCTCCAGATAGCCGAGAGACTGCGGCTGGCGCTGCCGCGCGGGGCGGAGGCCGCGCGGCTCGGCGGTGACGAGTTCGCCGTGTTACTGCCCGTCGCGGACTCCACGACGTCCGCGTCACGGGCGGCCCGCAACCTGGTCTCGGCGCTCAGCTCGCCGCTCGACCTCGACGGGCTCACGCTCGTCCTGGAGGCCAGCGCCGGGGTCGCCGTCTTCCCCGACCACGCGCTCGACGCCGAGGGGCTGCTGCGGCGGGCGGACGTCGCGATGTACCAGGCGAAGCGGGACCGTACAGGGGTGGAGGTGTACGAGTCCAAGCGGGACTCGAACACGCCCGACCGGCTCGGACTGCTGGGTGATCTGCGGCGCGCGCTGGACGCGCACGAGGTGGAACTGCACTACCAGCCCAAGGTCCGCTTCGACGGGCAGGTCGCGGGGCTGGAGGCGCTCGTACGGTGGGTGCATCCCGAGCGCGGGAAGGTGCCGCCGGACGAGTTCATCGCGATCGCGGAGTCGTCCGGGCTGATGCCGCACCTGACGGAGTACGTGCTGGAGACGGCACTCGGCCAGGTGGCGCGGTGGCGGGCGCAGGGGCTTCAGGTGCCGGTGGCCGTGAACGTCTCGCCGCGGGACGTTCACACGCCGGGCTTCGCGGGCGCGGTGGCCGCGCGGCTGGCGCGGCACGGGGTCCCGGCGGGAGCGCTCCAACTGGAGATAACGGAACACGTGCTGCTGGAGGACCCGCAGCGGGCGGCGGACACGCTGGCGGGGCTGACCGGGCACGGCGTGAAGATGTCGCTGGACGACTTCGGCACCGGCTACTCGTCGCTGGTGCATCTGCGGCGGCTGCCGGTGAGCGAGCTGAAGATCGACCGGTCGTTCGTGGCGCGGCTGGCCGTGGACGCGGAGGACGCGGAGATCGTCCGTTGCACGGTGGACCTCGCGCACTCCCTGGGGCTGCTCGTCGTCGCGGAGGGGGTCGAGGACGACGAGACATGGGAGCGGCTGCGGGATCTGAGGTGCGACGCGGTACAGGGCTGGCTGGTCGCCGCGGCGATGCCGGCGGAGGAGGCCACGGCGTGGCTGCGGGCGCGGGGGGCTCGGGGGTGGCAGCGTCCTGCCGCGGCGCTGCCCGCGGTCGCGACCGACGAGTAG
- a CDS encoding methionine synthase, which translates to MSENSQFRFGAATGVGSMPGGDAREAAKTVTGSFEDFPFLAELPARGPGADMIGRTAGMLVDLYARVEPSGWRFGDRPGRDTKRARSWLGEDLDALEEFTQEYEGALKVQAVGPWTLAAALELKNGEAALSDAGACRDLAGSLAEGLGLHLDEVRRRVPGARIVLQLDEPSLTPVLRGQVRSASGYRTHRAVDRQVVEATLRDVVGVHAEGPVVVHSCAPDVPFALLRRAGAAGVSFDFSLLTERDDDAIGEAVEGGTRLFVGVVPGTDGPLSDPAGSVMGVRTLWRRLGLRPGLLADAVTVTPTCGLAGASPDYARKALAHCVRAARSLADNPE; encoded by the coding sequence GTGAGTGAAAACAGCCAGTTCAGGTTCGGTGCCGCCACCGGGGTCGGGTCCATGCCAGGCGGGGACGCTCGGGAGGCGGCGAAGACCGTCACCGGGAGCTTCGAAGACTTCCCGTTTCTCGCCGAACTGCCGGCCCGGGGGCCCGGTGCGGACATGATCGGGCGGACCGCCGGGATGCTCGTCGACCTGTACGCGCGCGTGGAGCCCAGCGGCTGGCGGTTCGGCGACCGGCCGGGGCGGGACACCAAGCGGGCCCGCTCCTGGCTCGGCGAGGACCTCGACGCGCTGGAGGAGTTCACCCAGGAGTACGAGGGGGCGCTGAAGGTGCAGGCGGTGGGGCCCTGGACGCTGGCCGCCGCGCTGGAGCTGAAGAACGGCGAGGCCGCGCTCTCCGACGCCGGCGCCTGCCGTGATCTCGCCGGGTCGCTCGCCGAAGGGCTGGGGCTCCACCTCGACGAGGTGCGGCGTCGCGTGCCCGGTGCCCGGATCGTGCTGCAACTCGACGAGCCGTCGCTCACCCCCGTACTGCGCGGGCAGGTGAGGAGCGCGAGCGGCTACCGCACCCACCGGGCCGTGGACCGGCAGGTCGTCGAGGCCACGCTGCGGGACGTCGTCGGGGTTCACGCCGAGGGCCCGGTCGTGGTCCACTCCTGCGCACCGGACGTCCCGTTCGCCCTCCTGCGCAGGGCGGGCGCGGCCGGTGTCTCCTTCGACTTCTCGCTCCTCACCGAGCGTGACGACGACGCGATCGGAGAGGCGGTGGAAGGGGGCACCCGGCTCTTCGTCGGGGTTGTCCCGGGCACGGACGGCCCATTGTCAGACCCTGCCGGTAGCGTCATGGGTGTCAGGACGCTGTGGCGCAGGCTGGGGCTGCGTCCGGGGCTTCTCGCGGACGCGGTCACGGTCACGCCGACGTGCGGGCTCGCGGGCGCTTCCCCGGACTACGCACGCAAGGCGCTCGCCCACTGCGTCCGGGCGGCGAGGTCCCTCGCGGACAACCCAGAGTAA
- a CDS encoding SDR family oxidoreductase, with amino-acid sequence MATHVITGAGSGIGAAVARRLHARGDDLVLHARDAGRAKDLAAEFPGARTLVGDLADPDKLSWAFSHQSLPDRVDSLLHIAGVVDLGPVGELTPKSWRHQLNVNLIAPAELTRHFLPQLRAARGHVVFVNSGAGLTAHADWSAYAASKHGLKALADSLRHEEHGNGVRVTSVYPGRTASPMQAKVHQQEGKDYDASKWIDPESVATTILMAIDLPRDAEINDVTVRPGR; translated from the coding sequence ATGGCTACTCATGTGATCACCGGGGCGGGTTCCGGCATCGGCGCGGCCGTGGCCCGCCGCCTGCACGCGCGCGGGGACGACCTCGTGCTGCACGCGCGCGACGCGGGGCGGGCGAAGGACCTGGCGGCCGAGTTCCCCGGGGCCAGGACCCTGGTCGGCGACCTCGCGGATCCCGACAAGCTGTCCTGGGCGTTCTCCCACCAGAGCCTGCCGGACCGGGTGGACTCGCTCCTGCACATCGCGGGCGTGGTCGACCTGGGCCCGGTGGGCGAGCTGACCCCGAAGTCCTGGCGCCACCAGCTCAACGTCAACCTGATCGCCCCCGCCGAACTGACCCGCCACTTCCTGCCCCAACTCCGCGCCGCCCGCGGCCACGTGGTCTTCGTTAACTCGGGCGCCGGCCTGACCGCCCACGCCGACTGGTCCGCGTACGCCGCGTCGAAGCACGGTCTCAAGGCCCTCGCGGACTCGCTGCGGCACGAGGAGCACGGCAACGGCGTCCGCGTCACCTCCGTCTACCCCGGCCGCACCGCCAGCCCCATGCAGGCCAAGGTCCACCAGCAGGAGGGCAAGGACTACGACGCGTCGAAGTGGATCGACCCCGAGTCGGTCGCGACGACGATCCTGATGGCCATCGACCTGCCGAGGGACGCGGAGATCAACGACGTGACGGTGCGGCCGGGGCGCTGA
- the gatC gene encoding Asp-tRNA(Asn)/Glu-tRNA(Gln) amidotransferase subunit GatC, translating into MPGITREEVAHLARLARLELKPEELEHFAGQLDDIIGAVARVSEVADQDVPPTSHPLPLTNVMRPDEVRPSLTPEQALSGAPAQEQQRFKVPQILGEE; encoded by the coding sequence ATGCCTGGCATCACGCGCGAGGAGGTCGCCCACCTCGCCCGGCTGGCGCGTCTGGAGCTGAAGCCCGAAGAGCTCGAACACTTCGCAGGCCAGCTCGACGACATCATCGGCGCGGTCGCCCGCGTCAGTGAGGTCGCCGACCAAGACGTACCGCCGACCTCCCACCCGCTGCCGCTGACCAATGTCATGCGCCCGGACGAGGTCCGTCCGTCGCTCACCCCCGAGCAGGCGCTGTCCGGCGCCCCGGCCCAGGAGCAGCAGCGTTTCAAGGTGCCGCAGATCCTGGGGGAGGAGTAG
- a CDS encoding alpha/beta fold hydrolase, whose translation MDKQTISRDGTTLAYERTGQGPAVVLVSGAMSTGATVAPLAARLSNGFSVIVYDRRGRGESDDTAPYAVAREVEDLAALIKTAGGEAALYGISSGGALALEAAASGLPVRSVAVYETPFADYGGAEERAEYTRNLTEALAQGRRGDAVELFLTLTGLAPEMIANARQSPMWAGMEAIAPTLAYDDAVMGDGLVPRDRLASITVPVLALAGAASPEWLRRATRAVAESAPQGTYRTLEGQTHMVDPEVLAPVLAEFFASQV comes from the coding sequence ATGGACAAGCAGACCATCTCGCGCGACGGCACCACTCTCGCGTACGAGCGCACCGGACAGGGCCCGGCGGTCGTCCTGGTGAGCGGCGCGATGTCCACGGGCGCCACGGTGGCGCCCCTGGCCGCGCGCCTCTCAAACGGCTTCAGTGTCATCGTGTACGACCGCCGGGGCCGCGGTGAGAGCGACGACACGGCGCCGTACGCGGTGGCCCGCGAGGTCGAGGACCTCGCGGCGCTGATCAAGACGGCGGGCGGCGAGGCGGCGCTGTACGGCATCTCGTCGGGCGGCGCGCTGGCACTGGAGGCGGCGGCCAGCGGACTGCCGGTCCGCTCGGTCGCCGTCTACGAGACGCCGTTCGCCGACTACGGCGGCGCCGAGGAGCGCGCGGAGTACACCAGGAACCTCACCGAGGCGCTCGCCCAGGGCCGCCGCGGGGACGCGGTCGAGCTGTTCCTCACGCTCACCGGCCTGGCTCCGGAGATGATCGCGAACGCCCGCCAGTCCCCCATGTGGGCCGGCATGGAGGCGATCGCACCGACCCTCGCGTACGACGACGCCGTGATGGGCGACGGCCTGGTCCCCCGGGACCGGCTCGCCTCGATCACCGTCCCGGTCCTGGCCCTCGCGGGCGCCGCGAGCCCCGAGTGGCTGCGCAGGGCGACGCGGGCGGTCGCGGAGTCGGCACCCCAGGGCACGTACCGCACCCTGGAGGGCCAGACCCACATGGTGGACCCTGAGGTGCTGGCGCCGGTCCTCGCTGAGTTCTTCGCGAGCCAGGTGTGA
- a CDS encoding N-acetylmuramoyl-L-alanine amidase, producing the protein MRDGDRRLGRRALLVGGAAAGVGTVALARQELAHLWWRLPGVEKPRVEGAVDFRGAQWVAASSANLRRADRPDDYGIDRVVIHVTQGGYRSAVKVFQDPAHGAAAHYIVRKDGHVTQMVRELDVAFHAGNREYNERSVGVEHEGFVERASSFTDAMYEASARLTAGICGRYGIPVDREHIIGHVEVPGTDHTDPGPHWDWDRYMRLVRSARTAGAQRAQGA; encoded by the coding sequence GTGAGAGACGGCGACCGGCGGCTCGGGCGGCGGGCGCTGCTGGTCGGCGGCGCGGCGGCCGGGGTGGGCACGGTCGCGCTGGCACGGCAGGAGCTGGCGCACCTGTGGTGGCGGCTGCCCGGCGTGGAGAAGCCGCGGGTGGAGGGCGCGGTCGACTTCCGGGGCGCGCAGTGGGTAGCCGCGTCGTCGGCGAACCTGCGGCGCGCGGACCGGCCCGACGACTACGGCATAGACCGTGTGGTCATCCATGTCACCCAGGGCGGTTACCGCAGCGCGGTGAAGGTCTTCCAGGACCCGGCGCACGGCGCGGCGGCGCACTACATCGTGCGCAAGGACGGCCACGTCACGCAGATGGTCCGCGAGCTGGACGTGGCGTTCCACGCGGGCAACCGTGAGTACAACGAGCGCAGCGTCGGAGTCGAGCACGAGGGCTTCGTGGAGCGCGCCTCCTCCTTCACGGACGCGATGTACGAGGCGTCGGCGCGGCTCACGGCCGGGATATGCGGGCGGTACGGCATACCCGTCGACCGCGAGCACATCATCGGACATGTGGAGGTGCCGGGCACGGACCACACGGATCCGGGGCCGCACTGGGACTGGGACCGGTATATGAGGCTCGTACGCAGCGCCCGGACAGCCGGGGCACAGCGCGCGCAGGGCGCTTGA
- a CDS encoding DUF427 domain-containing protein gives MTEGHTITIEQGDQHVRVVHGGQVLAESDRALVLRETGCPPRYYIPAEDVRLDLLTASDTHTVCPFKGTASYWSLPDAADLVWAYPDPKPEVAQIKDHFCFYEAEVS, from the coding sequence ATGACCGAAGGACACACGATCACCATCGAGCAAGGCGACCAGCACGTGCGCGTGGTGCACGGCGGACAGGTCCTGGCGGAGAGCGACCGCGCGCTCGTCCTGCGCGAGACCGGCTGTCCCCCGCGGTACTACATCCCCGCCGAGGACGTACGCCTCGACCTGCTGACCGCATCCGACACGCACACCGTCTGCCCGTTCAAGGGCACCGCGTCCTACTGGTCCCTGCCGGACGCGGCGGACCTCGTCTGGGCGTATCCCGACCCCAAGCCGGAGGTCGCGCAGATCAAGGACCACTTCTGCTTCTACGAAGCAGAAGTGTCGTGA
- the mnmA gene encoding tRNA 2-thiouridine(34) synthase MnmA: MTDIPQRPLRVLAAMSGGVDSAVAAARAAEAGHDVTGVHLALSANPQSFRTGARGCCTIEDSRDARRAADVIGIPFYVWDLAERFREDVVEDFIAEYEAGRTPNPCLRCNEKIKFAALLDKALALGFDAVCTGHYAKVVVSEDGTRELHRASDMAKDQSYVLGVLDEKQLAHALFPLGDTVTTKDEIRAEAERRGLAVAKKPDSHDICFIADGDTQGFLARRLGTAEGDIVDESGTKLGTHEGAYGFTIGQRKGLRIGTPAPDGKPRYVLDISPVTNTVTVGPAPSLDVAALTAIKPRWCGAAPSGPGTYTAQLRAHGGETEVTAELVDGELQVRFTEPVRGVAPGQAIVLYDGTRVVGSATIATTTRATTAVA, from the coding sequence ATGACTGACATCCCGCAGCGCCCCCTCCGCGTCCTCGCCGCCATGTCCGGCGGAGTCGACTCCGCCGTCGCCGCCGCCCGCGCCGCCGAAGCGGGCCACGACGTGACCGGCGTGCATCTCGCGCTGTCCGCGAACCCGCAGTCGTTCCGCACGGGCGCGCGCGGCTGTTGCACCATCGAGGACTCGCGCGACGCCCGCCGCGCCGCGGACGTCATCGGCATCCCGTTCTACGTCTGGGACCTCGCCGAGCGCTTCCGTGAGGACGTGGTCGAGGACTTCATCGCCGAGTACGAGGCCGGGCGCACCCCGAACCCGTGCCTGCGCTGCAACGAGAAGATCAAGTTCGCGGCGCTCCTGGACAAGGCGCTGGCGCTGGGCTTCGACGCGGTCTGCACGGGCCACTACGCCAAGGTCGTGGTGAGCGAGGACGGCACGCGCGAGCTGCACCGCGCCTCCGACATGGCCAAGGACCAGTCGTACGTCCTCGGCGTGCTGGACGAGAAGCAGCTGGCGCACGCGCTCTTCCCGCTCGGCGACACGGTCACCACGAAGGACGAGATCCGCGCGGAGGCCGAGCGCCGGGGCCTCGCGGTCGCCAAGAAGCCCGACTCGCACGACATCTGCTTCATCGCGGACGGCGACACCCAGGGCTTCCTCGCCCGGCGCCTGGGCACCGCGGAGGGCGACATCGTCGACGAGTCCGGCACCAAGCTGGGCACGCACGAAGGGGCGTACGGTTTCACGATCGGCCAGCGCAAGGGCCTCAGGATCGGCACCCCGGCACCCGACGGCAAGCCGCGCTACGTCCTCGACATCTCGCCGGTCACCAACACGGTGACGGTGGGCCCGGCGCCCTCCCTGGACGTCGCCGCCCTGACCGCGATCAAGCCCCGCTGGTGCGGCGCGGCTCCGTCCGGCCCCGGCACGTACACGGCCCAGCTCCGCGCCCACGGCGGCGAGACGGAGGTGACGGCGGAGCTGGTCGACGGCGAACTCCAGGTGCGCTTCACCGAGCCGGTCCGCGGCGTCGCCCCCGGCCAGGCGATCGTGCTGTACGACGGCACGCGCGTGGTGGGCTCGGCGACGATCGCGACGACCACGCGCGCGACCACCGCGGTGGCCTGA
- the ligA gene encoding NAD-dependent DNA ligase LigA gives MAGDKQAETTVPVEAREQHAQLAEQIEEHRFRYYVKDAPVISDAEFDTLLRSLEALEDEYPELRTPDSPTQKVAGAYATEFTAVQHRERMLSLDNAFDDEELAAWADRVAKETGTSAYHFLCELKVDGLAVNLTYEHGRLTRAATRGDGRTGEDITPNVRTITEIPDRLKGDRVPDLVEIRGEVYFPMEKFEELNARLVEGGDKPFANPRNAAAGSLRQKDPRITATRPLHMVVHGIGALEGFEGLTRLSEAYDLLHTWGLPTAKYNKVVDDLDGVREFIAYFGEHRHSVEHEIDGVVVKLDEIPLQGRLGSTSRAPRWAIAYKYAPEEVNTKLINIRVGVGRTGRVTPYAQVEPVTVAGSEVEFATLHNQDVVKAKGVLIGDTVVLRKAGDVIPEILGPVVDLRDGTEREFVMPSECPECGTPLRPMKEGDVDLRCPNARSCPAQLRERLFYLAGRKALDIEHFGYVAAAALTMPLEPGTPPLKNEGDLFDLTVEQLLPIKAYVLDQDSGLPKRDPKTGEEKIATVFANQQGEPKKNAIAMLENIAAAKERPLARILTGLSIRHVGPVAAEALARAFRSIDRIEQATEEELKDTDGVGPIVAAAVKQWFAEDWHREILRKWKAAGVRMEDEGSGEDEGPRPLEGLTVVVTGTLAHHTRDGAKEALQSRGAKVTGSVSKKTSFVVVGDNPGSKYDKAMQLKVPVLNEDGFAVLLEQGPEAAAEVALPTGE, from the coding sequence GTGGCCGGCGACAAGCAAGCGGAGACGACGGTGCCCGTCGAGGCACGGGAGCAGCACGCGCAGCTCGCTGAGCAGATCGAGGAGCACCGCTTCCGGTACTACGTGAAGGACGCTCCCGTCATCAGCGACGCGGAGTTCGACACACTCCTGCGCTCCCTCGAAGCGCTGGAGGACGAGTATCCCGAGCTGCGCACGCCCGACTCGCCGACCCAGAAGGTCGCGGGGGCGTACGCGACGGAGTTCACGGCCGTCCAGCACCGCGAGCGCATGCTCTCCCTGGACAACGCGTTCGACGACGAGGAACTCGCCGCCTGGGCCGACCGCGTCGCCAAGGAGACCGGCACCTCCGCGTACCACTTCCTGTGCGAGCTGAAGGTCGACGGCCTCGCGGTCAACCTCACCTATGAGCACGGTCGTCTCACACGCGCGGCGACCCGTGGCGACGGCCGCACCGGAGAGGACATCACCCCCAATGTCCGTACGATCACGGAGATTCCGGACCGGCTGAAGGGTGACCGCGTCCCGGACCTCGTGGAGATCCGCGGCGAGGTCTACTTCCCGATGGAGAAGTTCGAGGAGCTCAACGCCCGCCTCGTGGAGGGCGGTGACAAGCCCTTCGCCAACCCGCGCAACGCGGCGGCGGGCTCCCTGCGCCAGAAGGACCCGCGCATCACCGCCACCCGGCCGCTCCACATGGTCGTCCACGGCATCGGCGCCCTGGAGGGCTTCGAAGGCCTCACCCGCCTCTCCGAGGCGTACGACCTGCTGCACACCTGGGGTCTGCCCACCGCCAAGTACAACAAGGTGGTCGACGACCTCGACGGAGTACGGGAGTTCATCGCGTACTTCGGCGAGCACCGTCACTCCGTGGAGCACGAGATCGACGGGGTGGTGGTGAAGCTCGACGAGATCCCGCTCCAGGGCCGTCTGGGCTCCACCTCCCGCGCCCCGCGCTGGGCGATCGCGTACAAGTACGCGCCGGAAGAGGTCAACACCAAGCTCATCAACATCCGTGTGGGCGTGGGCCGTACGGGCCGGGTCACGCCTTACGCGCAGGTGGAGCCGGTCACGGTGGCCGGCTCGGAGGTCGAGTTCGCCACCCTGCACAACCAGGACGTGGTCAAGGCCAAGGGTGTGCTCATCGGCGACACGGTGGTGCTGCGCAAGGCCGGTGACGTCATCCCGGAGATCCTCGGCCCGGTCGTCGACCTGCGCGACGGCACCGAGCGCGAGTTCGTGATGCCGTCCGAGTGCCCCGAGTGCGGTACGCCGCTCAGGCCGATGAAGGAGGGCGATGTCGACCTGCGCTGCCCGAACGCCCGCTCCTGCCCCGCCCAGTTGCGTGAACGCCTGTTCTATCTCGCGGGCCGTAAGGCGCTGGACATCGAGCACTTCGGGTATGTCGCCGCGGCGGCGCTGACCATGCCGCTGGAGCCCGGAACGCCACCGCTGAAGAACGAGGGCGACTTGTTCGACCTCACCGTAGAGCAGTTGCTGCCCATCAAGGCGTACGTGCTCGACCAGGACAGCGGTCTGCCCAAGCGCGACCCGAAGACCGGCGAGGAGAAGATCGCCACGGTCTTCGCCAACCAGCAGGGCGAGCCCAAGAAGAACGCGATCGCGATGCTGGAGAACATCGCGGCCGCCAAGGAGCGTCCACTCGCGCGCATCCTGACCGGTCTGTCGATCCGTCACGTCGGCCCGGTTGCCGCCGAGGCGCTGGCCCGCGCCTTCCGCTCGATCGACCGCATCGAACAGGCGACCGAGGAGGAGCTCAAGGACACCGATGGTGTCGGTCCGATCGTGGCAGCCGCGGTCAAGCAGTGGTTCGCCGAGGACTGGCACCGAGAAATCCTCCGTAAGTGGAAGGCCGCAGGCGTCCGTATGGAGGACGAGGGCTCAGGGGAGGACGAGGGTCCGCGCCCGCTGGAGGGACTCACGGTCGTCGTCACCGGGACGCTCGCGCACCACACGCGGGACGGCGCGAAGGAGGCGTTGCAGAGCCGCGGAGCGAAGGTGACCGGTTCTGTTTCGAAGAAGACGTCCTTCGTCGTCGTAGGTGACAATCCCGGATCGAAGTACGACAAGGCGATGCAGCTGAAGGTTCCGGTGCTCAATGAGGACGGCTTCGCCGTCCTGCTGGAGCAAGGGCCGGAAGCGGCTGCGGAAGTCGCCCTTCCGACCGGTGAGTAG